Proteins encoded by one window of Micromonospora coxensis:
- a CDS encoding sigma-70 family RNA polymerase sigma factor has protein sequence MDGTATDRFDTGRFEASRFRLASLAYRLLGSAADAEDAVQDAFLRWQAADRQRIEVPEAWLTRVVTNLCLDRLRSAQARRERAVGAWLPDPLLDGDPMLGPADTVEQRESVSLAVLTLMERLSPLERAVYLLREAFSYHHAEIAEILDISESASQQHLHRARRRITAARRHRGDVDPASARRIVEEFLAAASSGRTERLVALLTDDATAISDGAGLSRTLLRYDNPQRIATVVRAGLTPTPAKRRLAGGTPAVHYALVNGAPAVLFVVDGQVVGAVTFDVTGGRIATVRGIAAPARLVRLAEAWRRHEPEAPLIARW, from the coding sequence GTGGACGGCACCGCCACTGATCGCTTCGACACCGGTCGGTTCGAGGCCAGCCGGTTCCGGCTGGCCTCGCTGGCGTACCGGTTGCTGGGCTCCGCCGCCGACGCCGAGGACGCCGTGCAGGACGCGTTCCTGCGCTGGCAGGCCGCCGACCGGCAGCGGATAGAGGTGCCGGAGGCATGGCTGACCCGGGTCGTCACGAACCTGTGCCTCGACCGGCTCCGTTCGGCACAGGCCCGCCGCGAACGCGCCGTCGGCGCCTGGCTGCCCGACCCGCTGCTGGACGGCGACCCGATGCTCGGCCCGGCCGACACCGTCGAGCAGCGCGAATCGGTCTCCCTGGCCGTGCTGACGCTGATGGAGCGCCTGTCGCCCCTCGAACGGGCCGTCTACCTCCTGCGCGAAGCGTTCTCCTACCACCACGCCGAGATCGCCGAGATCCTCGACATCAGCGAGTCCGCCAGCCAGCAGCACCTGCACCGGGCACGGCGGCGCATCACCGCCGCCCGCCGCCACCGCGGCGACGTCGACCCGGCATCCGCGCGCCGGATCGTCGAGGAGTTCCTCGCCGCTGCCTCCTCGGGGCGCACCGAACGGCTGGTGGCGCTGCTCACCGACGACGCGACCGCGATCTCCGACGGCGCCGGCCTGAGCAGGACTCTGCTGCGGTACGACAACCCGCAGCGCATCGCCACCGTGGTACGGGCCGGTCTCACCCCCACACCCGCGAAACGGCGACTTGCCGGCGGCACGCCCGCCGTCCACTACGCGCTCGTCAACGGCGCCCCCGCCGTCCTCTTCGTGGTCGACGGCCAGGTCGTCGGCGCCGTGACGTTCGACGTCACCGGCGGCAGGATCGCCACCGTGCGCGGCATCGCGGCCCCGGCCCGGCTGGTCCGCCTCGCCGAGGCCTGGCGGCGGCACGAACCGGAGGCGCCGCTGATCGCCCGGTGGTGA
- a CDS encoding STAS domain-containing protein, translating into MTPPTWTHRVRAEGDRIVLLLDGEIDVNGATALRRLFDAMIADAAGVDVDLRAVSFIDSTVIGTLVVARNVAREAGKTFVVSHPTGNVARTLRITGVLDLLSPAGH; encoded by the coding sequence GTGACCCCGCCGACCTGGACCCACCGGGTCCGTGCCGAGGGCGACCGGATCGTCCTGCTGCTCGACGGGGAGATCGACGTCAACGGGGCGACCGCTCTCCGGCGTCTCTTCGACGCCATGATCGCCGACGCCGCAGGCGTGGACGTCGACCTGCGAGCGGTCAGCTTCATCGACTCCACCGTCATCGGTACGCTGGTCGTCGCCCGTAACGTCGCCAGGGAGGCCGGCAAGACCTTCGTGGTCAGCCACCCCACCGGCAACGTGGCCAGGACGCTGCGCATCACGGGCGTCCTCGATCTCCTCTCACCCGCCGGACACTGA
- a CDS encoding low temperature requirement protein A yields MDRFEIYFDLVYVFSFFIIARATAADLSGRGLLHAVLLLAVLWWCWVIHSLVANRIRMGEGVVPMVMVVAIVALYAFALASPQAFRDPVEGISGPFLIAWSYLVIRLVHLGVYWYSIRHDRREVGQIRPYFFELIGSVALLFAAALVPALLGDPQVGALVREAIWVALVVGQYLIPLVTGTRGWVVTSAEHWTERYDLILMIALGESLISIGVGSDVVGRPITWSTLMAATLGIIGVSCLWWAHFDLIAPAARLALHGTHGDARTRMVRDAYHDLYLIMLVGIVLFALGGEELLHQVSGGIALGEPMHGPGMALLYGGVACYLVGSLLFQFRTLHTVSWTRVGVVLVLAAGTPLAVRMPVLAALALITATQVAMVAVEAFLFADSRHALRAAVMEERRAHEAYETNWRRPRTNEPPPRGATD; encoded by the coding sequence GTGGACCGGTTCGAGATCTACTTCGACCTGGTCTACGTCTTCTCGTTCTTCATCATCGCCCGGGCCACCGCCGCCGACCTCTCGGGGCGGGGCCTGCTGCACGCCGTGCTGCTCCTGGCCGTCCTCTGGTGGTGCTGGGTCATCCACAGCCTGGTCGCCAATCGGATCCGCATGGGTGAGGGCGTCGTTCCGATGGTCATGGTGGTGGCCATCGTGGCGCTCTACGCCTTCGCCCTGGCCAGCCCACAGGCGTTCCGCGACCCTGTCGAGGGGATCTCCGGTCCGTTTCTGATCGCCTGGAGTTACCTCGTGATCCGCCTCGTGCACCTGGGGGTGTACTGGTACTCGATCCGGCACGACCGCCGTGAGGTGGGGCAGATCCGTCCCTACTTCTTCGAGTTGATCGGCAGCGTCGCCCTGCTCTTCGCGGCCGCTCTCGTACCGGCACTGCTGGGTGACCCGCAGGTCGGTGCACTGGTGCGGGAGGCGATCTGGGTCGCCCTGGTGGTCGGCCAGTACCTGATTCCCCTGGTGACCGGGACCCGGGGCTGGGTGGTCACCTCCGCCGAGCACTGGACCGAACGGTACGACCTCATCCTCATGATCGCCCTGGGTGAATCGTTGATCTCGATCGGTGTGGGCAGCGACGTGGTCGGCCGGCCCATCACCTGGTCGACGCTGATGGCGGCCACGCTGGGCATCATCGGCGTCTCCTGCCTCTGGTGGGCACACTTCGACCTGATCGCGCCCGCCGCCCGCCTGGCCCTGCACGGTACGCACGGCGACGCCCGGACCCGGATGGTCCGGGACGCCTACCACGACCTCTACCTGATCATGCTCGTCGGGATCGTGCTGTTCGCCCTCGGCGGCGAGGAGTTGCTGCACCAGGTCAGCGGTGGCATCGCGCTGGGCGAGCCGATGCACGGCCCGGGAATGGCGCTGCTCTACGGGGGCGTCGCCTGCTATCTGGTCGGCAGCCTGCTGTTCCAGTTCCGCACCCTGCACACCGTCTCCTGGACCAGGGTGGGCGTGGTGCTCGTCCTGGCGGCGGGCACGCCGCTGGCCGTGCGGATGCCGGTCCTGGCGGCGCTCGCGCTCATCACGGCGACGCAGGTCGCGATGGTCGCCGTGGAGGCGTTCCTGTTCGCGGACTCCCGGCACGCGCTGCGCGCCGCCGTGATGGAGGAACGGCGCGCGCACGAAGCGTACGAGACGAACTGGCGGCGGCCCCGCACCAACGAGCCTCCCCCGCGGGGCGCCACCGACTGA
- a CDS encoding condensation domain-containing protein translates to MPFADIVVPAEWASESLVHAEFTGDGAGVAPLTWAQQVLWRSITRFGSNHRFLNLRRTVAVSARAGVDVDAAARAVGELVGRHSALRTRLRVADGEPRQETAAAGVLPLLVCAGDGDASAAAGQAAGRLGDVAFDHAEEWPLRVALVTVDDRVRQVVVVFSHTTVDAHAAEVVLRDLRLILLRGALPTPAGPQSADVARRQHGADRRRSERSVAYWLREFPRLPGRPLTPTGPGLDPPLRRGVLVSPAIDTAARLIAARRRVSVSAVLLAGYAAMAARDTDDELCGLFPMAHNRFRTEYADAVANLGQIGFCVVDLSGRPDFDELVSRIWTASLDGLRHAYYAPPALRHAFEAAGVDLDTAFLPYHYFNDVRLAVGGGAPPPRATLGELRAALDASTFSWTAGLEKAAWHLLAHVVDEPAGVGVTLTADTRHLPMDAVEPFLRGMEELLVEAAFDRVRWPWSSTRAGLPAAAGPVVGDATAGEQVGYAPFHGRRDASAPLTWGQRAMWRTVEEFASPAAYRVLGLPRTLPVAARADVTVARGLEAVGALVTRHESLRTRFRLRDRELHQEVTAAGRLPVLVHPVARPADDPDGRSAAAALTARLREPRFDHVAEWPLRVALVTVDDRVRQVVAVFSHSVADLQAADTVLRDLRLLLLRGTLDAAPGPQSLDLAERERDVEVRRSQRAVAYWLRQVDGLAGTLPDPDRPSATTRHVRGALVSSALHDASGLVAARHRVSSADALLAATVAVLDAGSGRDACGIVVMANNRFQPGHDRAVGTLNQIGFCRVPLADRPGFAELLSRARHAALDAYRHAYYDPVVWERAVTELGHDHRTFLAPFCYLNDARLAHPARPSTAGPDESGLRSGPARSAFRQLPELADFPWRLRLQVRDAPGAAELIATADVRYLSIGQIEGLLRGIEALLVEAAFGDVPWPWRPGAVGHGPPAVAGPPG, encoded by the coding sequence ATGCCATTCGCCGACATCGTGGTGCCCGCCGAGTGGGCGTCGGAGTCCCTCGTCCACGCCGAGTTCACCGGCGACGGCGCCGGCGTCGCCCCGCTGACCTGGGCCCAACAGGTGCTGTGGCGCTCGATCACCCGGTTCGGCTCCAACCACCGCTTCCTCAACCTGCGGCGTACCGTGGCGGTGTCCGCGCGGGCCGGGGTGGACGTGGACGCCGCCGCCCGCGCGGTGGGTGAGCTGGTCGGCCGGCACTCCGCGCTGCGCACCCGGCTGCGGGTCGCCGACGGCGAGCCGCGTCAGGAGACGGCGGCGGCCGGGGTGCTGCCGCTGCTGGTGTGCGCCGGCGACGGTGACGCCTCGGCCGCCGCCGGGCAGGCCGCCGGCCGGCTCGGCGACGTCGCGTTCGACCACGCCGAGGAGTGGCCGCTGCGGGTCGCGCTAGTCACGGTCGACGACCGGGTACGGCAGGTCGTGGTGGTGTTCAGCCACACCACGGTGGACGCGCACGCCGCCGAGGTGGTGCTGCGTGACCTGAGGCTGATCCTGCTCCGGGGCGCCCTGCCCACTCCGGCCGGTCCGCAGTCGGCGGACGTGGCCCGCCGCCAGCACGGCGCGGACCGGCGCCGCTCGGAGCGGTCCGTGGCGTACTGGCTGCGGGAGTTCCCGCGCCTGCCCGGCCGGCCGCTGACCCCGACCGGGCCGGGGCTCGACCCGCCGCTGCGCCGGGGCGTCCTGGTCTCCCCGGCCATCGACACCGCCGCCCGGCTGATCGCCGCCCGGCGGCGGGTCAGCGTGTCGGCGGTGCTCCTCGCCGGGTACGCGGCGATGGCCGCCCGCGACACCGACGACGAGCTGTGCGGCCTGTTCCCGATGGCCCACAACCGGTTCCGCACCGAGTACGCCGACGCGGTCGCCAACCTCGGCCAGATCGGCTTCTGCGTGGTGGACCTGAGCGGGCGTCCCGACTTCGACGAGCTGGTGTCGCGGATCTGGACCGCGTCGCTGGACGGTCTGCGGCACGCCTACTACGCGCCGCCCGCGCTGCGGCACGCCTTCGAGGCCGCGGGCGTCGACCTCGACACGGCGTTCCTGCCGTACCACTACTTCAACGACGTGCGGCTGGCCGTCGGTGGTGGCGCCCCGCCGCCCCGGGCGACCCTCGGCGAGCTGCGGGCCGCCCTGGACGCCAGCACCTTCTCCTGGACCGCCGGGCTGGAGAAGGCGGCCTGGCACCTGCTGGCCCACGTGGTCGACGAGCCGGCCGGCGTCGGCGTCACCCTCACCGCCGACACCCGGCACCTGCCGATGGACGCCGTCGAGCCGTTCCTGCGCGGGATGGAGGAACTCCTGGTCGAGGCGGCCTTCGACCGGGTGCGGTGGCCGTGGTCGTCCACCCGTGCCGGGCTCCCGGCCGCCGCCGGGCCGGTCGTCGGCGACGCCACGGCCGGCGAGCAGGTCGGGTACGCGCCGTTTCACGGCCGACGCGACGCGAGCGCGCCGCTGACCTGGGGGCAGCGTGCGATGTGGCGCACCGTCGAGGAGTTCGCCTCCCCCGCCGCGTACCGGGTGCTGGGTCTCCCCCGCACCCTGCCGGTGGCGGCGCGGGCCGACGTCACCGTGGCCCGGGGGCTGGAGGCCGTCGGCGCGCTGGTCACCCGGCACGAGTCGCTGCGCACCCGGTTCCGGCTGCGTGACCGGGAGCTGCACCAGGAGGTGACCGCGGCGGGTCGACTGCCGGTCCTGGTGCACCCGGTGGCCCGGCCCGCCGACGACCCGGACGGCCGCAGCGCCGCCGCGGCCCTCACCGCCCGGCTACGCGAGCCACGCTTCGACCACGTCGCCGAGTGGCCGCTGCGCGTCGCGCTGGTCACGGTCGACGACCGGGTACGGCAGGTCGTCGCGGTGTTCAGCCACTCGGTCGCGGACCTGCAGGCCGCCGACACCGTGCTGCGCGACCTGCGGCTGCTCCTGCTGCGCGGCACGCTGGACGCCGCGCCCGGCCCGCAGTCGCTGGATCTCGCCGAGCGGGAGCGCGACGTCGAGGTACGCCGCTCCCAGCGCGCGGTGGCGTACTGGCTGCGACAGGTGGACGGGCTCGCCGGGACCCTGCCCGACCCGGACCGGCCCTCGGCGACCACCCGGCACGTACGCGGTGCGCTGGTGTCCTCGGCGCTGCACGACGCTTCCGGGCTGGTGGCGGCCCGGCACCGGGTCAGCAGCGCCGACGCCCTGTTGGCGGCGACCGTCGCGGTGCTGGACGCGGGCAGTGGGCGGGACGCCTGCGGGATCGTCGTGATGGCGAACAACCGCTTCCAGCCGGGCCACGACCGCGCCGTGGGCACCCTGAACCAGATCGGGTTCTGCCGGGTCCCGCTGGCTGATCGGCCCGGTTTCGCCGAGCTGCTGTCGCGCGCCCGGCACGCGGCTCTGGACGCCTACCGGCACGCCTACTACGACCCGGTCGTCTGGGAACGTGCGGTGACCGAGCTGGGCCACGACCACCGCACCTTCCTCGCCCCGTTCTGCTACCTCAACGACGCCCGGCTGGCACACCCCGCGCGCCCCTCGACGGCCGGTCCGGACGAGTCGGGACTGCGGTCCGGGCCGGCCCGGAGCGCCTTCCGTCAGCTGCCGGAGCTGGCGGACTTCCCCTGGCGTCTCCGGCTCCAGGTGCGCGACGCCCCCGGTGCGGCCGAGCTGATCGCCACCGCCGACGTGCGGTACCTGTCGATCGGGCAGATCGAGGGGTTGCTGCGTGGCATCGAGGCGCTGCTGGTCGAGGCGGCCTTCGGCGACGTGCCCTGGCCGTGGAGACCGGGCGCGGTCGGCCACGGACCGCCAGCCGTCGCCGGGCCGCCGGGCTGA
- a CDS encoding NAD(P)/FAD-dependent oxidoreductase, with protein MKHRIVVLGAGYAGAFVAGNLARRLSPSDIEITVVNAEPDFVQRMRLHQLAAGHRIEAPALADVFAGTGIRLRLARVTAVDPERRVVTVADAEGGGELAYDTLVHTLGSRVADQGVPGVAEHAFDVAGRPSALRLRERLDNLGGRGGGGRVLVVGDGLTGIETATEIAEARPGLSVALIARGELGARLSAGARGHLRGACDRLGVTVLEHTTVDAVEATRVRCADGTVLASDATVWTAGFAVDPIAAASGLEVTGTGRIVVDRTMRSVSHPDVHAAGDSAHAIGDNGRPLPMSCASAGYTGKQVIAAVVGHLTGRGIVNTTLAYPGNHISLGRRDGILQPVDDDGQPKPRHLGGRQAARIKSGILTMSLWATSHPTFGLPTRRHRLAAAPDASVDEALGVAS; from the coding sequence ATGAAGCACCGCATCGTCGTCCTCGGCGCCGGCTATGCCGGGGCCTTCGTGGCCGGGAACCTGGCCCGCCGGTTGTCCCCGTCGGACATCGAGATCACCGTGGTCAACGCCGAGCCGGACTTCGTCCAGCGGATGCGGCTGCACCAGCTCGCGGCCGGCCACCGGATCGAGGCTCCGGCCCTCGCCGACGTCTTCGCGGGCACGGGGATCCGGCTGCGCCTGGCCCGGGTCACCGCCGTCGATCCCGAGCGCCGGGTCGTCACCGTGGCCGACGCCGAGGGGGGCGGCGAACTGGCCTACGACACGCTTGTCCACACGCTCGGCAGCCGCGTCGCCGACCAGGGCGTCCCGGGCGTGGCCGAGCACGCCTTCGACGTCGCCGGCCGACCCTCGGCGCTGCGCCTGCGCGAGCGCCTGGACAACCTGGGCGGACGGGGCGGCGGCGGGCGGGTGCTGGTCGTCGGCGACGGGTTGACCGGCATCGAGACGGCCACCGAGATCGCCGAGGCCCGGCCCGGCCTGTCGGTGGCGCTGATCGCCCGCGGCGAGTTGGGCGCCCGGCTCTCCGCCGGAGCCCGGGGGCACCTGCGCGGGGCCTGCGACCGGCTGGGCGTCACCGTGCTGGAGCACACCACCGTCGACGCCGTCGAAGCGACGCGGGTGCGCTGCGCCGACGGCACCGTCCTGGCGTCCGACGCCACCGTGTGGACGGCCGGGTTCGCGGTCGACCCGATCGCCGCCGCCAGCGGGCTGGAGGTCACCGGGACCGGTCGGATCGTCGTCGATCGCACCATGCGGTCGGTCTCGCACCCGGACGTCCACGCCGCCGGCGACAGCGCCCACGCCATCGGCGACAACGGCCGGCCGCTGCCGATGTCCTGCGCGTCGGCCGGCTACACCGGCAAGCAGGTGATCGCGGCGGTCGTCGGACACCTGACCGGCCGTGGGATCGTCAACACCACGCTGGCCTACCCGGGCAACCACATCAGCCTCGGACGGCGGGACGGGATCCTGCAACCGGTCGACGACGACGGGCAGCCGAAGCCGAGGCACCTGGGCGGCCGGCAGGCCGCGCGGATCAAGTCGGGCATCCTCACGATGTCGCTCTGGGCCACCTCGCACCCGACCTTCGGCCTGCCCACGCGCCGGCACCGGCTGGCCGCCGCGCCGGACGCGTCCGTCGACGAGGCGCTCGGCGTCGCTTCGTAG
- a CDS encoding SMI1/KNR4 family protein: MADLRALVDEMASALAGSPVTVLQGRHRPRAGSSLHTFDAAGRSASARTGFALHDLLRRMDEVLRPDGEDRTLVVELVRDDAGRAELRYTFDLPTVAPVRLVLDPHYRHPHHPTSPMPAPPGVAVSDRPTDPQALATIGALVAEFAATYERTTGHAPELGAGHSEEDIHAAEAAMGLRLPEDLRALYRTVSQDEYGLLGEGTLLRLDTVVETYLAGGPGVVEHDDLFAVFPVVYEAYPPGRVRRVSRSDWWVEVGTDSGGNDCMVDLDPGPHGRPGQIIEYGRDFHGPVGYVAESVTAALRDAIGSLRGADDSSRRAWIHPRYSHSERVGQRRVADVVAGLDVQELYLNDGDVLHLAELAPLRHLRNVSVNRAARVTAALPPGVPVEWLSIDAAEIDLPPLGAHPTLWGLRLATRLPISIGSLTGLPALSHLDLSAAKVSDLHRLADLTGLRVLELDLAQWRELREHGPLPAGLAAAALNGFARLEDADQWADWLRGAVEQR; encoded by the coding sequence ATGGCGGATCTGCGGGCACTGGTGGACGAGATGGCGTCGGCGCTGGCCGGCAGCCCAGTGACGGTGCTGCAAGGTCGTCATCGCCCCCGGGCCGGCAGTTCGCTGCACACGTTCGACGCCGCCGGGCGGTCGGCGTCCGCGAGGACCGGGTTCGCCCTGCACGACCTGCTGCGGCGGATGGACGAGGTGCTGCGCCCGGACGGGGAGGACCGCACCCTCGTCGTCGAACTCGTCCGCGACGACGCCGGACGCGCCGAGCTGCGGTACACCTTCGACCTGCCCACCGTGGCGCCGGTGCGACTGGTCCTCGACCCGCACTACCGGCACCCCCACCACCCCACCTCGCCGATGCCCGCGCCACCCGGTGTCGCCGTCAGCGACCGGCCCACGGACCCGCAGGCGCTCGCCACCATCGGCGCACTGGTCGCGGAGTTCGCCGCGACGTACGAGCGCACGACAGGGCACGCGCCCGAGCTGGGCGCCGGGCACTCGGAGGAGGACATCCACGCCGCCGAGGCGGCCATGGGCCTGCGGCTGCCCGAGGACCTCCGGGCCCTGTACCGCACCGTGTCGCAGGACGAGTACGGGCTGCTCGGCGAGGGGACCCTGCTGCGGTTGGACACCGTGGTCGAGACGTACCTGGCCGGCGGCCCCGGGGTCGTGGAACACGACGACCTGTTCGCGGTGTTCCCGGTCGTCTACGAGGCGTACCCGCCGGGGCGGGTGCGCCGGGTGTCGCGTAGCGACTGGTGGGTGGAGGTCGGCACGGACTCGGGCGGCAACGACTGCATGGTCGACCTCGACCCCGGACCGCACGGCAGGCCCGGGCAGATCATCGAGTACGGCAGGGACTTCCACGGTCCGGTCGGGTACGTCGCCGAGTCCGTCACCGCGGCGCTGCGCGACGCGATCGGCTCGCTGCGCGGCGCCGACGACTCCTCCCGGCGTGCCTGGATACACCCCCGGTACAGCCACTCCGAGCGGGTGGGGCAGCGGCGGGTCGCCGACGTCGTCGCCGGGCTCGACGTGCAGGAGCTCTACCTCAACGACGGCGATGTCCTCCACCTGGCGGAACTGGCACCCCTGCGTCACCTGCGCAACGTCTCGGTCAACCGCGCGGCGAGGGTCACGGCGGCGCTCCCGCCCGGCGTGCCGGTGGAGTGGCTGTCGATCGACGCCGCCGAGATCGACCTACCGCCGCTCGGTGCGCACCCGACCCTGTGGGGGCTCCGGCTCGCCACCCGCCTCCCGATCTCGATCGGGTCGCTGACCGGCCTGCCGGCCCTCAGCCACCTCGACCTGTCCGCCGCGAAGGTGAGCGACCTGCACCGGCTCGCCGATCTGACCGGCCTGCGGGTCCTGGAACTCGACCTGGCGCAGTGGCGGGAGCTTCGTGAGCACGGCCCGCTGCCGGCCGGCCTGGCCGCCGCCGCGCTGAACGGATTCGCCCGGCTGGAGGACGCCGACCAGTGGGCCGACTGGCTGCGCGGCGCCGTCGAGCAGCGCTGA
- a CDS encoding ATP-binding protein, with amino-acid sequence MTDDSADPGDPTSALAADTVPLLSQDFTEATVTTLRHVLHAHVAAVGLTGDDGYDFVLAVHELVTNAVRHGGGRGRLELRRQQDVLICEVIDQGQSPGRLPVRLSEVNTAGGRGLWLAHQLAGGLILTRRPDGVTATVTVCLEPATADGAVTPGRPDGLAQDQPG; translated from the coding sequence GTGACCGACGACTCCGCCGACCCGGGCGATCCGACGTCGGCTCTCGCAGCTGACACTGTTCCGCTGCTGTCGCAGGACTTCACCGAAGCGACGGTCACCACGCTGCGACACGTTCTGCACGCCCACGTCGCCGCCGTGGGCCTGACCGGCGACGACGGATACGACTTCGTGCTCGCGGTGCACGAACTGGTGACCAACGCCGTCCGCCACGGCGGCGGCCGGGGACGCCTGGAACTGCGCCGCCAGCAGGACGTCCTGATCTGTGAGGTGATCGACCAGGGGCAGTCGCCGGGGCGCCTTCCGGTGCGACTGTCCGAGGTCAACACCGCGGGTGGACGGGGTTTGTGGCTGGCCCACCAGCTCGCCGGTGGGCTCATCCTCACCCGGCGCCCCGACGGCGTGACCGCCACGGTGACCGTCTGCCTGGAGCCCGCCACGGCGGACGGCGCGGTGACTCCCGGCCGGCCCGACGGCCTCGCGCAGGACCAGCCAGGGTGA